From the genome of Bacteroidota bacterium, one region includes:
- a CDS encoding leucine--tRNA ligase, with protein MAYPFNEIEKKWQNYWRDHKTFRAVNPSPNGGGKEGAPKYYALDMFPYPSGAGLHVGHPLGYIASDIVARYKRLKGFNVLHPMGYDSFGLPAEQYAIQTGQHPEKTTKENIARYRSQMDKIGFSFDWDREVQTSDPNYYKWTQWIFLKLFNSWYNPEIDKAESLDTLIPKLKNFSSLSEKEKSDLLMNYRLAYLSEAWVNWCPQMGTVLANEEVKDGVSERGGYPVERKLMPQWSLRITAYAERLLNDLEKIEWSESIKESQRNWIGKSEGSSLKFKVESSKLEIEVFTTRPDTVFGATFLTLAPESDLVAQLTAQEQKQKVQEYVHYAKNRSERERQSEVKKVTGEFTGSFAIHPFTGKQIPIWIGDYVLAGYGTGAVMGVPAHDSRDHAFAKHFGLPIVQVIQPPANSSPDGGGQDGASSYDAKEGKCINSDFLNGLDVKDSIKRAIKEIEAKGLGKGKTQFRLRDAIFGRQRYWGEPIPIYYDNGIPKAVEEKELPVVLPEVDKYLPTEDGEPPLARAKNWRYQGKYEYEKTTMPGWAGSSWYYLRYMDSQNKNEFASKDAINYWRDVDLYIGGSEHATGHLLYVRFWTKFLFDLNLIPIIEPAKKLINQGMIQGRSNTIFRFFDTDLYISNALMDEWGACVAERFQNTNNRFTKYFIDKLGVEYFEKNIKSKLTTSIAASQFYIDVNIVKNDVLNQDAFRKSRKENTDAIFLTGEDGQYYCGVIENEKMSKSKLNVVTPDDICTKFGADTLRLYEMFLGPLEMSKPWNTNGISGVFNFLNRFWRLFHKENPTKNPEEKLQNPEFWEVSDEEPTNAELKILHKTIKKIQDDIENYSFNTSVSAFMICTNELMEIKCDKKKILEPLVILLSPFAPHIAEELWNKLGHKESISFAEFPKYNDAFTVDDSFAYPVSFNGKMRFNLELSLSLTAAEIEKEVMACEQTNKYLEGKQPKKIIVVPKKIVNIVL; from the coding sequence ATGGCTTATCCTTTTAATGAGATAGAAAAAAAGTGGCAAAATTACTGGCGAGATCATAAAACTTTCCGTGCGGTGAATCCCTCCCCTAACGGGGGAGGAAAGGAGGGGGCTCCAAAGTACTATGCACTCGATATGTTTCCTTATCCATCGGGTGCTGGTCTACACGTTGGACATCCGCTTGGTTACATAGCTTCTGATATTGTTGCACGTTACAAACGTTTGAAGGGATTCAACGTACTTCACCCGATGGGTTATGATTCTTTTGGTTTGCCCGCTGAACAATATGCGATTCAAACAGGACAACATCCCGAAAAAACTACAAAGGAAAATATTGCGCGTTATCGTTCGCAAATGGATAAGATTGGTTTTTCATTTGATTGGGATAGAGAAGTACAAACATCCGATCCGAATTATTATAAATGGACGCAGTGGATTTTTCTGAAGCTGTTTAATTCATGGTACAATCCTGAAATAGACAAAGCGGAATCACTTGATACATTAATTCCAAAACTGAAAAACTTTTCTTCGCTTTCAGAGAAAGAAAAATCTGATTTACTCATGAACTATCGCCTTGCGTATCTCAGCGAAGCATGGGTGAACTGGTGTCCGCAAATGGGAACTGTTTTAGCAAATGAAGAAGTGAAGGACGGTGTAAGCGAACGCGGTGGTTATCCTGTTGAAAGAAAATTAATGCCTCAGTGGAGTTTGAGAATCACAGCGTATGCGGAAAGATTATTAAATGATTTGGAAAAAATTGAGTGGAGCGAATCCATAAAAGAATCTCAGCGTAACTGGATTGGGAAAAGTGAAGGAAGTAGTTTAAAGTTCAAAGTTGAAAGTTCAAAGTTGGAAATAGAAGTATTTACCACTCGCCCCGACACAGTTTTCGGAGCTACGTTTTTAACACTTGCTCCCGAAAGTGATTTAGTTGCTCAACTCACTGCGCAAGAACAAAAGCAAAAAGTACAAGAGTATGTTCACTACGCGAAAAACCGAAGTGAAAGAGAAAGGCAATCTGAAGTAAAAAAAGTTACGGGAGAATTTACCGGCTCATTTGCTATTCATCCGTTCACCGGAAAACAAATTCCGATTTGGATTGGAGATTACGTGCTGGCAGGTTACGGAACCGGTGCCGTGATGGGTGTTCCCGCGCACGATTCCCGCGACCATGCGTTTGCAAAACATTTTGGATTGCCGATTGTTCAAGTCATCCAACCACCAGCAAATTCCTCCCCCGATGGGGGAGGTCAGGATGGGGCTTCGTCTTATGACGCGAAAGAAGGAAAATGCATTAACTCGGATTTTCTGAACGGACTGGATGTGAAAGATTCCATCAAGCGGGCAATAAAAGAAATTGAAGCGAAAGGATTGGGAAAAGGAAAAACGCAGTTCCGTCTGCGTGATGCAATTTTCGGCAGACAGCGTTACTGGGGAGAACCCATTCCGATTTATTATGATAACGGAATTCCAAAAGCGGTGGAGGAAAAAGAATTGCCAGTTGTTCTTCCTGAAGTAGATAAATATTTACCTACTGAAGACGGTGAACCGCCACTCGCCCGTGCAAAAAACTGGAGGTATCAGGGAAAATACGAATACGAAAAAACAACCATGCCCGGCTGGGCGGGAAGCAGTTGGTATTATTTGCGCTACATGGATTCGCAAAATAAAAATGAGTTTGCGAGCAAGGATGCAATTAATTATTGGCGCGATGTAGATTTATACATTGGCGGAAGCGAACACGCCACAGGACATTTGCTTTACGTACGCTTCTGGACAAAATTTTTATTTGACTTGAATTTGATTCCGATAATTGAACCTGCGAAGAAGCTGATTAATCAGGGGATGATACAGGGGAGATCCAATACTATTTTTCGCTTTTTTGATACTGACCTATATATATCTAATGCGCTTATGGATGAATGGGGAGCATGTGTTGCAGAAAGATTTCAAAATACGAATAATCGTTTCACAAAATATTTCATTGATAAACTTGGCGTTGAGTATTTTGAAAAAAACATTAAATCAAAACTAACTACTTCAATTGCTGCAAGCCAATTTTATATCGATGTAAACATTGTTAAAAACGATGTGCTAAATCAAGACGCATTTAGAAAATCAAGAAAGGAAAATACTGATGCAATATTTCTTACAGGTGAAGATGGGCAATATTATTGCGGAGTTATTGAGAATGAAAAGATGTCAAAATCCAAACTAAATGTTGTTACCCCAGATGACATCTGCACAAAATTTGGCGCTGACACTTTGCGTTTATACGAAATGTTCCTCGGTCCGTTGGAGATGAGCAAGCCCTGGAACACCAACGGAATTTCAGGGGTATTTAATTTTCTGAATCGTTTCTGGAGATTGTTTCATAAAGAGAACCCAACTAAAAATCCTGAGGAGAAACTTCAGAATCCTGAATTCTGGGAAGTGAGCGATGAGGAGCCGACAAATGCAGAATTAAAAATTCTTCACAAAACGATTAAAAAAATCCAGGATGACATAGAAAATTATTCTTTCAATACTTCTGTGAGCGCGTTTATGATTTGTACGAACGAGCTCATGGAAATAAAATGCGACAAGAAGAAAATTCTGGAGCCGCTGGTAATTCTTCTTTCTCCGTTTGCCCCGCACATCGCAGAAGAACTTTGGAATAAACTCGGACATAAAGAAAGTATTTCGTTTGCTGAGTTTCCAAAATACAACGATGCATTTACAGTGGATGATTCTTTTGCTTATCCTGTTTCCTTCAACGGAAAAATGCGCTTCAATCTTGAACTTTCACTGAGTTTAACTGCTGCAGAAATTGAAAAGGAAGTGATGGCTTGCGAACAAACAAATAAATACCTCGAAGGAAAACAACCGAAGAAAATCATCGTTGTACCTAAAAAGATTGTAAATATTGTACTATAA
- a CDS encoding cell division protein FtsX, with product MSEEKRRKKIQSSSITTVISVSLVLFLLGLLGIFLISAKKISDHLKENIGFHVYLKDNAKEDEIERLHNFLNACNYVKSAMYLSKDSAASLYKNDVGEDFVQFIGYNPLPSSMEVQLKADYANPDSIAWIKNQIMDFSSVKEFDYQESLVNMVNKNVNRIALVLLIFIALLLFISLALINNTIRLAIYSKRFLIKTMQLVGATGGFIRKPFLMDGIKHGIIAGFIASILLWGIIFTAVKKIPDLEQVTDMQMMFYLFGIILILGVFISGISTFLAVRKYLRLSSGELYY from the coding sequence ATGTCTGAAGAAAAACGCAGAAAAAAAATACAGTCTTCCTCCATCACCACCGTAATAAGTGTTTCGCTTGTTTTGTTTTTGCTGGGGCTTCTGGGAATATTTCTTATCAGCGCGAAAAAAATCTCTGACCACCTGAAAGAAAATATCGGCTTTCATGTTTACCTGAAGGATAATGCGAAAGAAGATGAAATAGAACGTCTGCATAATTTTCTGAACGCATGCAACTATGTTAAATCTGCCATGTATCTGAGCAAAGATTCTGCCGCTTCACTTTACAAAAACGATGTGGGAGAAGATTTTGTGCAATTCATCGGATACAATCCACTTCCTTCTTCCATGGAAGTTCAGTTGAAGGCAGATTACGCAAACCCCGACAGCATCGCCTGGATAAAAAATCAAATTATGGATTTCAGCAGCGTAAAAGAATTTGATTATCAGGAATCGCTCGTCAACATGGTTAACAAAAATGTAAACCGTATCGCACTGGTGCTTCTCATTTTCATCGCACTGCTTTTATTTATTTCACTTGCGCTCATCAACAACACGATTCGCCTAGCGATTTATTCAAAACGGTTTCTGATCAAGACGATGCAGTTGGTTGGTGCAACCGGAGGATTCATCCGAAAGCCTTTTCTCATGGATGGAATCAAGCACGGAATCATTGCCGGTTTTATTGCGAGCATCCTGCTGTGGGGAATTATTTTCACTGCCGTTAAAAAAATCCCCGATCTCGAACAGGTAACGGATATGCAAATGATGTTTTATCTCTTCGGAATTATTTTGATTCTGGGTGTCTTTATATCCGGAATCTCCACATTCCTTGCTGTGAGAAAATACTTGCGGCTTAGTTCAGGTGAACTTTATTATTAA
- a CDS encoding DUF3098 domain-containing protein: MAKEKQKTSAQTKTVAPQQEKSTFAFSKDNYKLMLMGIAVVAIGMLLMVGGASDDPNKMSEKIFDFQRLTLAPIVIIGGYVVVLLAIIKKPKE, from the coding sequence ATGGCTAAAGAAAAACAAAAAACTTCTGCGCAGACAAAAACAGTTGCTCCTCAGCAGGAAAAATCAACTTTTGCTTTCAGCAAAGACAATTATAAATTAATGCTCATGGGTATTGCGGTGGTGGCAATCGGAATGCTGCTCATGGTGGGAGGCGCTTCCGATGATCCGAATAAAATGTCGGAAAAGATTTTTGACTTTCAACGATTAACGCTTGCTCCGATTGTAATCATTGGCGGATATGTGGTTGTACTGCTCGCCATCATCAAGAAGCCGAAGGAATAA
- a CDS encoding undecaprenyl-diphosphate phosphatase: MTTFQAIILAIIEGITEFLPVSSTGHMILASAVMKVQDAEFAKTFEIVIQLGAILAVAVLYIKRFFVSIDIYLKLIAAFLPTGIIGILAYKTIKLYLFNPFVVSIALIVGGIILILLDKWTANKKSSYEKIENVSYLDAMKIGLFQCLSMIPGISRAAATIFGGIFSGFDRKLATEFSFLLAIPTMLAASGKDLWESKDMIHSENIKLLLIGAAVAFAFAIIAVKGFIAFVQKYGFKHFGYYRIILGVLFISLSIYLGINLTP; the protein is encoded by the coding sequence ATGACTACTTTCCAGGCAATCATTCTCGCAATCATCGAAGGCATTACGGAATTTCTTCCGGTCTCCTCTACCGGGCACATGATTCTTGCTTCAGCAGTGATGAAAGTGCAGGATGCAGAGTTTGCAAAAACTTTTGAAATCGTAATTCAGCTCGGAGCCATCCTGGCAGTGGCGGTGTTATACATAAAAAGATTTTTTGTAAGCATTGATATTTACCTCAAACTAATAGCGGCATTTCTTCCCACAGGAATCATTGGTATTCTCGCTTATAAAACCATCAAGCTATATTTGTTCAATCCATTTGTAGTAAGTATCGCGCTGATTGTCGGAGGAATAATTTTAATTCTACTTGATAAATGGACAGCAAACAAAAAATCTTCTTACGAAAAAATTGAAAATGTTTCCTACTTAGATGCGATGAAGATCGGATTATTCCAGTGTCTTTCTATGATTCCGGGTATTTCGCGCGCGGCAGCAACCATCTTCGGAGGAATTTTTTCCGGCTTCGACAGAAAACTTGCCACAGAATTTTCTTTTCTGCTTGCCATACCCACCATGCTTGCCGCTTCCGGAAAAGATTTATGGGAATCGAAAGACATGATTCATTCTGAAAACATTAAACTTCTTCTCATCGGGGCAGCAGTTGCTTTCGCCTTCGCGATAATTGCGGTGAAAGGATTCATCGCTTTCGTTCAGAAATACGGGTTCAAACATTTTGGTTATTACAGAATTATTCTTGGCGTTTTGTTTATCAGTTTAAGTATATATTTGGGAATTAATTTAACCCCATGA
- the truB gene encoding tRNA pseudouridine(55) synthase TruB, whose product MSKITQNDFYNGQTILVNKPKSWTSFDVVNKMRSDVRHTYQIPFVKIGHAGTLDPLASGLLIICIGKNTKKIDQFQGLEKEYTGTIMLGATTPSYDFETQIDERYPIAHITPQLINEAAKKFVGAVWQYPPNFSAKKIQGERAYDIARSGGQPDVKPVLVNISKFEIVSVLLPMVEFKVTCGKGVYVRSLAHDLGRQLGCGGVLASLCRTRIGKYKLKDASEIKDWMEAVEPVAPKKRIPVRTAMKKMKERAKERKKIAKAESKPVKKSSPKKKSAAKKKKK is encoded by the coding sequence ATGAGCAAAATAACGCAGAACGATTTCTACAACGGGCAAACCATTCTCGTCAACAAGCCAAAGTCATGGACTTCGTTTGACGTGGTGAATAAAATGCGCAGCGATGTACGTCATACTTATCAGATTCCTTTTGTAAAGATTGGGCACGCAGGTACTCTAGATCCGCTCGCCAGCGGACTCCTTATTATATGTATAGGAAAGAACACCAAAAAGATTGACCAGTTTCAAGGACTGGAAAAAGAATATACCGGCACGATAATGCTCGGTGCCACCACACCATCTTACGATTTTGAAACGCAGATTGATGAACGTTATCCCATTGCACATATCACTCCGCAGCTTATCAATGAAGCCGCAAAAAAATTTGTCGGTGCTGTGTGGCAGTATCCACCCAACTTCTCCGCGAAAAAAATTCAGGGCGAACGCGCTTACGATATCGCGCGAAGCGGAGGTCAGCCCGATGTGAAACCCGTTCTGGTAAATATTTCCAAGTTTGAAATCGTAAGCGTGCTTCTGCCGATGGTTGAATTCAAAGTAACATGCGGAAAAGGAGTTTATGTCCGTTCGCTTGCACATGATTTAGGAAGGCAATTGGGTTGCGGTGGCGTTCTTGCTTCTCTTTGCAGAACTCGAATCGGAAAATATAAACTCAAGGATGCAAGTGAAATAAAAGACTGGATGGAAGCCGTTGAACCCGTTGCTCCCAAGAAAAGAATTCCGGTACGTACCGCTATGAAAAAAATGAAGGAGCGGGCAAAGGAGAGGAAGAAGATTGCCAAAGCGGAAAGTAAACCCGTTAAGAAATCTTCTCCGAAGAAGAAATCTGCGGCAAAGAAGAAAAAGAAATAA
- the queA gene encoding tRNA preQ1(34) S-adenosylmethionine ribosyltransferase-isomerase QueA produces MKLSQFKFNLPKDLLAEYPAKNREDARMMVVHRATKKIEHKKFKDIINYFEPGDAMVVNNTQVFPARMYGNKEKTGARIEVFLLRELNRESRLWDVLVDPARKIRIGNKLYFENNGNSLVAEVIDNTTSRGRTLRFLFDGHYEEFKTLLTNMGQTPLPKYIKRKPEPSDAERYQTVFAKIEGAVAAPTAGLHFSRELVRKLQIRGINFAELTLHVGLGTFRPIEVEDLTKHKMDSEEMEIPQDAVDVVNTAKNSGKKVCVVGTTGMRAVETSVSTINRLKPFKGWTNKFIFPPYNFRIADSMITNFHTPESSLLIMVCAFGGYDLMMKAYKEAIKDKYKFFTYGDAMLIL; encoded by the coding sequence ATGAAATTATCACAATTCAAATTCAATTTGCCGAAAGATCTGCTTGCCGAGTATCCAGCCAAAAACCGCGAAGATGCACGCATGATGGTAGTGCACCGTGCTACTAAAAAAATTGAGCATAAAAAATTTAAAGACATTATAAATTATTTTGAGCCGGGCGATGCCATGGTGGTGAACAACACGCAGGTGTTTCCCGCGCGCATGTATGGCAACAAAGAAAAAACCGGAGCGCGCATTGAAGTTTTTTTGCTGCGCGAACTCAACCGCGAAAGCCGTTTATGGGATGTGCTGGTTGACCCTGCGCGGAAAATCCGTATAGGCAACAAACTTTATTTTGAGAACAATGGAAACTCACTCGTTGCCGAAGTGATTGACAACACCACTTCGCGCGGAAGAACATTGCGTTTTCTTTTTGACGGACATTACGAAGAATTTAAAACGCTGCTAACCAACATGGGGCAGACACCGCTGCCAAAATATATCAAGCGCAAACCTGAACCGAGCGATGCCGAGCGCTATCAAACTGTGTTCGCAAAGATTGAAGGAGCGGTTGCCGCGCCTACTGCCGGTTTGCATTTCAGCAGAGAGCTAGTTCGAAAATTACAAATCCGCGGAATTAATTTTGCAGAACTCACGCTGCACGTTGGCTTAGGAACCTTTCGCCCTATTGAAGTGGAAGATCTCACTAAACATAAAATGGATTCGGAGGAAATGGAAATTCCGCAGGATGCTGTGGATGTGGTCAACACTGCTAAAAACTCCGGAAAAAAAGTCTGTGTGGTGGGAACCACGGGCATGCGCGCTGTAGAAACTTCTGTATCTACCATCAACCGCTTGAAGCCGTTCAAAGGATGGACGAACAAATTTATTTTTCCTCCTTACAATTTCCGCATTGCCGACAGCATGATCACCAACTTTCACACTCCAGAATCTTCTTTGCTCATCATGGTGTGCGCCTTTGGAGGATATGACCTCATGATGAAAGCATACAAAGAAGCCATCAAGGACAAATACAAGTTCTTCACCTACGGTGATGCGATGTTGATTTTGTAA
- a CDS encoding 2-C-methyl-D-erythritol 4-phosphate cytidylyltransferase — translation MTDILLKKYAIIVAGGNGTRANTPVPKQFMKLDGKPVIMHAITKFAEAGLNIEIILVLHKDQISFWNELCKEHNFNTEVKITEGGENRFESVKNGLALVDDEGIVAIHDSVRPLVSAKTIVTSFKAAEMYGNAVPAIPLTDSIRQIDSSKSIAVDRTRYCIIQTPQCFLASILKKAYSTAEYKIHFTDDASVVEASGEKIHLVDGNPDNIKITTPRDFILAEALMKYRPVVTSGNKLKPAEELNLLGGQSQVA, via the coding sequence ATGACAGACATTCTTCTTAAGAAGTACGCCATCATTGTAGCAGGCGGAAACGGCACCCGCGCAAACACTCCCGTTCCAAAACAATTCATGAAACTTGACGGCAAGCCCGTCATCATGCACGCGATTACAAAATTCGCGGAAGCGGGTTTGAATATTGAAATTATTCTCGTGTTGCATAAAGACCAGATTTCTTTCTGGAACGAACTCTGTAAAGAACATAATTTCAACACGGAAGTAAAAATCACCGAAGGTGGTGAAAATCGTTTTGAATCGGTGAAGAACGGGTTAGCGCTTGTGGACGATGAAGGCATTGTGGCCATTCATGATTCTGTTCGTCCGCTTGTGAGCGCAAAAACAATTGTTACCTCGTTCAAAGCGGCTGAGATGTACGGCAATGCCGTGCCTGCTATTCCGCTTACGGATTCCATCCGCCAGATTGATTCATCCAAAAGCATTGCGGTGGATCGCACGCGCTACTGCATTATTCAGACACCGCAGTGTTTTCTCGCAAGCATTCTCAAAAAAGCATATTCAACGGCTGAATATAAAATTCATTTCACCGATGACGCTTCGGTAGTGGAAGCGAGTGGAGAAAAAATTCATCTCGTTGACGGAAATCCTGACAATATCAAAATCACAACACCGCGAGATTTTATTTTAGCAGAAGCGCTGATGAAATATCGCCCGGTAGTTACTTCAGGAAATAAATTAAAACCCGCTGAAGAGTTAAATCTTTTGGGAGGACAATCGCAAGTCGCATAG
- a CDS encoding amidohydrolase family protein, whose amino-acid sequence MRKISADYIFSVSSPPIKNGVVIVDDKGIILDVTSQQLEVTEVHAGIIAPGFVNTHCHLELSHLKGQVAQHKGLTGFVSELVPKRGTFSPEQIKSAIESAEDEMIRNGIVAVGDISNTDHSFEQKKKRKIAYHTFLEIFDLAPEKAEEKISEAKSLLLKFKSSNSSITPHAPYSVSGKLLERIDSLKQPFLSIHNQEAASENELFLSGTGPLAELMQKAGVDIDSKRRSKNSLLFVLGALIETKKILLVHNTYTSKEDIEIIKHYSQGGECEVMLCLCPKANLYIENKLPDISMFLEQGMKMTIGTDSLASNDSLSVLDELKTISKHFQKIHFESLITWATKNGAEFIGMDKEYGTIEKGKKPGLNLLKGMNEKFELSEKVSVQKLI is encoded by the coding sequence ATGAGAAAGATTTCTGCCGATTATATTTTCTCTGTTTCTTCGCCACCTATTAAGAATGGAGTGGTTATCGTAGATGATAAAGGAATTATTTTAGATGTTACCAGTCAACAGTTGGAAGTTACTGAAGTTCATGCTGGAATTATTGCCCCTGGATTTGTGAATACGCATTGCCATCTTGAACTGTCTCATCTCAAAGGACAAGTAGCGCAACACAAAGGTCTCACAGGTTTTGTTTCAGAACTGGTTCCAAAGCGCGGTACATTTTCTCCGGAGCAAATAAAATCTGCGATTGAATCTGCCGAAGATGAAATGATTCGCAATGGAATTGTCGCGGTGGGAGATATCTCCAATACTGATCATTCCTTTGAGCAAAAGAAAAAAAGAAAGATCGCCTATCATACTTTTCTGGAAATTTTCGATCTAGCTCCTGAAAAGGCAGAAGAAAAAATATCAGAAGCTAAATCGTTGCTCTTAAAATTTAAAAGCTCAAACTCTTCCATCACTCCACATGCTCCTTACAGTGTTTCCGGAAAATTATTAGAACGCATTGACAGTTTGAAACAGCCTTTCCTTTCTATACACAATCAGGAAGCCGCTTCCGAGAACGAGTTGTTTTTGTCTGGTACAGGACCACTTGCAGAACTTATGCAGAAAGCAGGGGTGGATATAGATTCAAAGCGCAGAAGCAAAAACTCCTTGCTTTTTGTCTTGGGAGCATTGATAGAGACAAAGAAAATACTTCTCGTACATAACACGTATACTTCAAAAGAAGATATTGAAATCATAAAACATTATTCTCAGGGAGGTGAATGCGAAGTAATGCTTTGCTTATGTCCGAAAGCAAATTTATATATAGAAAATAAACTTCCTGACATTTCGATGTTTCTTGAACAAGGAATGAAAATGACAATCGGAACAGACAGTCTGGCTTCCAACGATTCGCTCTCTGTCTTAGATGAATTGAAAACAATTTCCAAACATTTCCAAAAAATTCATTTTGAATCTTTAATTACCTGGGCTACAAAAAACGGAGCTGAGTTTATAGGAATGGATAAAGAATACGGAACGATTGAAAAAGGAAAAAAGCCAGGATTGAATTTGCTGAAAGGAATGAATGAGAAATTTGAACTCTCCGAAAAAGTTTCCGTTCAAAAACTAATTTAG
- the rlmN gene encoding 23S rRNA (adenine(2503)-C(2))-methyltransferase RlmN: protein MSKKNIRALPLDEIKIFFEKKGDKSFRAKQVYEWLWKKSARSFEEMTNLPKTTREMLNENFAINAVSIASSQISKDRTIKNAFRLYDGNIVEGVLIPTESRMTACISSQVGCSLTCSFCATGRLERLRNLDAGEMYDQVAIIKKQSEEKYGIPLSNIVYMGMGEPLLNYKNVLESVEKITSPEGLGMSPQRITISTAGIAKMIKKLGDDKVKFNFALSLHAANDEKRNKIMPINEQNSLESLAEALKYFHEKTGTRVTYEYIVFKDFNDDIKDAMELERFCNVIPCKVNIIEYNPIDNSEFRQTNDARLKKFVGYLENKRIIVNVRRSRGKDIDAACGQLANKNKSVLSE, encoded by the coding sequence ATGAGCAAGAAGAACATACGGGCGCTTCCGCTGGATGAAATCAAAATCTTTTTTGAGAAGAAAGGCGATAAATCATTTCGCGCCAAGCAAGTTTATGAATGGCTTTGGAAAAAATCCGCTCGTTCGTTTGAGGAAATGACCAACCTTCCGAAGACAACGAGAGAAATGCTCAATGAAAACTTCGCAATAAATGCCGTGAGTATCGCTTCCTCGCAAATCAGCAAAGACAGGACAATTAAAAATGCTTTTCGCTTGTATGACGGAAATATTGTAGAAGGAGTTTTGATTCCAACGGAAAGCAGAATGACTGCCTGCATTTCCTCGCAAGTCGGTTGCTCGCTCACTTGCTCTTTCTGCGCCACAGGAAGATTAGAACGACTACGTAACCTTGACGCAGGTGAAATGTATGATCAGGTTGCTATAATAAAAAAACAGTCGGAAGAGAAATATGGCATTCCTCTATCAAATATTGTTTACATGGGCATGGGCGAACCTCTTTTGAATTATAAAAATGTTCTGGAGTCGGTTGAGAAAATTACTTCGCCTGAAGGATTGGGAATGTCACCACAGCGAATCACAATTTCCACAGCAGGAATTGCCAAGATGATTAAGAAACTTGGAGACGATAAAGTGAAATTTAATTTTGCGCTTTCATTACATGCCGCGAACGATGAAAAGAGAAATAAAATAATGCCCATCAACGAACAGAACTCTTTGGAATCGCTTGCTGAAGCACTAAAATATTTTCACGAGAAAACAGGAACACGAGTTACCTATGAATATATCGTTTTCAAAGATTTTAATGATGATATCAAAGACGCGATGGAGCTGGAAAGATTTTGCAATGTTATTCCCTGCAAAGTAAATATCATTGAATATAATCCAATAGACAATTCAGAATTTCGCCAGACAAATGACGCGCGCCTGAAAAAATTTGTCGGCTATCTTGAGAATAAGAGGATCATTGTGAATGTGCGCAGAAGCCGCGGAAAGGATATTGACGCTGCCTGCGGGCAGCTGGCTAATAAAAACAAATCAGTTTTATCAGAATAA
- a CDS encoding polyprenyl synthetase family protein codes for MAVSVEDIKAPVRKEMEEFEQKFREAMRSHVPLLDKIMHYIVKRKGKQLRPMFVFLSAKTCGEMNESTYRAASLIELLHTATLVHDDVVDDSHMRRGFFSLNALWKNKIAVLVGDYLLSKGLLLSVDNKDFRLLGIVSNAVKEMSEGELLQIEKARRLDVDEQVYFEIIRQKTAVLIASCCSCGAASVGSDEKTIEQMRLFGEQTGIAFQIKDDLFDFGTGNGIGKPTGNDIKEKKFTLPLIYALKNASFFDKRKMINIIKNNHEDEEKIAKVTDFVTNSGGIEYATKKMHEHKDKAIQLLSGFNNNEAKKALEQLVVYTIERKH; via the coding sequence ATGGCAGTATCCGTTGAAGACATAAAAGCTCCCGTCAGAAAAGAGATGGAGGAATTTGAACAGAAGTTTCGCGAAGCCATGCGGAGCCATGTTCCGCTTCTGGATAAAATCATGCATTACATTGTAAAGCGCAAAGGGAAGCAGTTACGTCCGATGTTTGTTTTTCTTTCTGCGAAAACCTGTGGAGAGATGAATGAATCCACTTACCGCGCTGCCTCTCTGATTGAATTGCTGCATACCGCAACCCTTGTTCATGATGATGTGGTGGATGACTCTCACATGCGCAGGGGATTTTTCTCGCTGAACGCACTATGGAAAAATAAAATTGCAGTACTTGTTGGAGATTACCTTCTTTCAAAAGGATTATTACTTTCAGTCGACAATAAAGATTTTCGTTTGCTTGGAATTGTTTCCAACGCGGTGAAAGAAATGAGTGAGGGAGAACTTTTACAGATTGAAAAAGCAAGAAGGTTAGATGTTGACGAACAAGTGTATTTTGAAATCATCCGCCAGAAAACAGCTGTGCTGATTGCTTCTTGTTGTTCTTGCGGTGCTGCATCCGTAGGAAGCGATGAAAAAACCATTGAGCAGATGAGATTGTTTGGCGAGCAGACAGGAATCGCTTTTCAGATTAAAGATGATCTGTTTGATTTCGGAACCGGGAATGGAATCGGAAAACCTACAGGCAATGATATTAAAGAAAAAAAATTCACACTTCCGCTGATTTACGCGCTGAAGAATGCTTCCTTCTTTGACAAACGGAAAATGATAAACATCATTAAGAATAATCACGAAGACGAAGAAAAAATCGCAAAGGTTACAGATTTTGTAACGAACAGCGGAGGAATTGAATACGCTACAAAAAAAATGCATGAGCATAAAGACAAAGCGATTCAACTGCTTTCTGGATTTAACAACAATGAAGCGAAAAAGGCGCTGGAGCAATTGGTTGTTTATACAATAGAACGAAAACATTAA